A window of Colletes latitarsis isolate SP2378_abdomen chromosome 11, iyColLati1, whole genome shotgun sequence genomic DNA:
ATTAATTGAAAGTATAACAATACTTATAGTTCCGGAAGCAGCCACATGTCTGTTGATTTTTTATCAAAACGAAAAATATGTTTTGTACATTATCGTTTTCAGTTGCTTTCAGGTTAATTTGAGCGGTATTACATTTGAAATAACATGGATCTTTTGGCTATCGTTGGCTTAGTGTGCGTGATTTATTACCTCATCTATTTCATATGTCCCTGGTTTCTGGATTGTGATTTAAATCTTGCTCTTCATGAAAAATTTGGGAAACCAATAAGTGAGTAttgcaatatttgagaggactgCTTTATAACCGATTTTCcacttgttattaatattttttgttccAGGCTCCTTAAAAGGAAAGGTGGTGTGGATAACAGGAGCATCGAGTGGAATTGGAGAACATCTTGCATATGTTTTAGCGGATGCAGGATGTAAATTAGTTCTGTCTGCACGAAGAAGAGAGaaattagaggaagtaaaaaccAACTGCCTTCAAAGTGAATAGCTTTTCACGTAAACGTGTATGTTTATCACCGTTCTTCCATAAATTTCAcacaattatatttaattactttCAGAAAACACAAGTTTAACCAATTCAGATATCGAAGTACTTGTTTTAGATATCTGTGACATAGATAATCATGAAACAGCATTTAAACATGTTATCAGTAAATTTGGCaaggtatttataatttaaatatgctttgtaataataatttacaattaaattttgattttaatttcaattccagTTAGACATACTTGTAAATAATGCGGGTCGTTCTCAACGAGCACGATGGGAGAAAATTGAATTGTCCGTCGATAAGGAAATGTTTGACTTAAACGTGTTCTCGCAAGTGGCCTTAAGCAGATTGGTGGCAAAATACTTTTTCCAAGTGGGCTCTGGCCACTTTGTGCTCACTTCGAGTTTCGCCGGCCTTGCGGCAACACCATATTCTGCTACTTATTGCGGCACTAAACATGCATTACACGTTAGTCGCATTAGTATTGACAACTACTTCTCGTGCGATTATTTTTAATGCATACGTGTTTGTTTTGTATCGTATATAGGGATATTTTGGTTCTTTCGTAATCGAAAAGATCAATCAGAATATAGCGGTCACAGTCGCATGTCCAGGACCAATACAAACTAATTTCTTATCAGAAGCATATACAGAAAACTCTGGAGAAGTGAGTTTCACTATAGGGTAATTCACTTCGGTAATGCACTCGAAAGAAACGCTACCGGTTAAACATAACACTCATATGATATAAAAGGTCGAacatgtttttttaaatggaacgatATAATGGTAAAGTTGAAAGAGCAAGTGTGTACCGTAAAATACGATAGTTTAGAAAGCGACATTTCTTCCGAATCTACTAGCAAGTGAATGGCGCTGTATAATAAAAACACATATGagtttttcaacataaatttCTTTCGTAGAAATACGGCGAAAAGGTGAAAGAAAATTCTGATAATAAAGTCAGCGCCGAACGTTGCGCAACGTTAATGGGGATTGCAATAGCAAACAAACTTATCGAAGTATGGATTTCCAAACCAACTGTGCTTCAAGTGTTGTACCTAATCAAGTATTATCCAAACATAGGAAGATGGTACATTGTCTCACGATTACTAAACTCTGTCTGCAAATCTATTTCATCtatgttttaatattattttctattctaGGATATTAACGATATTGGGACCAAGATTTTTACATCGTTTGAGAGACGATAAAAAAACGCTCAAGCAAGAACAATGAATActtaacatttattttatagTGTACCATTTTTTGTACTCTATTATATCTTCtcacgattttaattttaaaaaactaaaataaatttaacagaaatgatgttttttttttttaatttaaaaattctatgaGATGCGATTATCGTATGGAAATTATTTTATCGTTGAAGATAATAGTTCTTTACACTTCTTTCCTCTCATAATTGCTTCCTTAAATAACCTACAATAGAGTTCTATGGCACAAGGCGTATCGTCGTTCCCGGGAACAGGATACGTTATAAGATTTGGATTGCAATTCGTGTCAACAATGCCAATCGTTGGAATAGCCATTTTAGCTGCGTGTATCACCGCTGTGTGCTGTTTAGTAACAGATTCCatagtattaataaatatacataaaTCTGGCAATCTTGTGAGTAACCCAAACTCGCGCACGGAATTTGTAAATGTTCCAAGCTTCCATCGCCTGGTATGAGCAAATTCCTCACACTCTTTAGCAGTGGTTTCTACTAAGTGACAAAACTTGGGAGTTTTGCAAATAAATAGAATGATTCCATCTCTAAGCGCTATATGAGCTGTAAAATTTAATGCTTGCCGCAAAAGTTCAGCAGTTTGGTCTAAGTCGATTATTAAATGTCCCATTCTGGTTCCAAATACAAACTGTCGCATGTGATCGTTCAGAGATCCTTCCATATGTCCATAATGTACTTTTGCATCGAATAAGTTTTCGACAGTGAATAAATTGTGAACTTTAAAGAAATCTGGATGAGACAACGGGTCTATGAAACTTTCTTGATCTTCGGgaactaaaaatattaaaaactcaGAATTGATCTGTAACCAATGAAACCGAACAAAGAAGCAAAAAAATATCTTTACCATTAGTAATTTTTTCCTCTGGTTTAATTGCTGTTGACAGTTTACACCACGGAAGATACGCGAAGTATGGTCGTAAAATGCTTTTGTCTCTCCACACTATaacgaaatacaaaaataaaacgcTCAATGTCTGAAagtattaaattaatattaacggCGAAACAATTTGCATATTTACGTTTAGATGAAAATGTCCGTGTAGCGAGACTGGTCATTTTGACAAATTCTTCGAGTTAAAGAATATTaacttttatataataaattggTAAACGACTATAATTCGTCTGAAACAGCAGAAATGATAGTAATTTTAGGTACAATAGGTTAGGAAAATTGCACTATCgaaattaataaaatgataTTTGTCTGAAATactgaaaaagaaatttatgtAAAACTAATATCATACACTTCATCAGTTCGTTCTAAATTTGTCTATATCACATACTTCCAAATCATTAACTTTTAGCCGCAGAAATGCAACATAAATACTATACAAATATCATTTGATACCGTCtacgtacaaagtacgcatgtgcATGCGGCCCTATGAGTGCTTTTATCCTTCACACTATGCACATGAATCGTGAACCTACATGAACTATTTATTTATGATACTTAATATAATGAGATAAcctaaatattaaaatagttaTTACCATAGTAGTACTATATACATGAATAATACTTGTAAACCTTAAATCAATATATTTAGGAAAATAAATAACACCCCTTACTAATCGTGTGGCCAAAATAGAAACGACGATTTGATGCTTCGAGTTCTAAAAATCTGATTAGCATTAATATAATagtaaattttgtttgtttttgtaGTAACATAGAACTGTAATTATTAGATATCTACAAATAATAACTTGCATAATCTCTATTGTTACTCCATTTCTTTGGGATTTAGCCCTTTGCCGTTTCAGCCCCGATAGAGTCACGTTACTTTATTTACACGTAGTTCTTTGGATCGAATCTAATTCAGATTTATATCAAATTTGTCTTAAGTTTCAATACACCTTGTGTGTACACCATTCATATTTAGTCACGTGATCGAACGAGAATTTTTACTCATTCGACCGATTAAAAATGATTCAACTACGAAATTAGGATGAATTATAAAGAAATTATTGATTGATTTTATCAATATATATAAACGTAATTTAAATACAGTTTTCAACATAAAAAATATTGCTATGTTTATTTTCGTTTTAAGATTCCAACCTTCTTTGAGTTAATGAAATACTATCGGCTCCAATGACTTTCCATTTTGTGAATTACTTTGTTCATGCTAGCATTAGAAAATGACACTACTCCGAACGTTACTGACGAAAAGTATCCTTTTACAAAAATCCAATTATCATGGCTCGGCAATTAGATACGCACAGTTATTTCACACGTGCCTAACGCCGTCGATTAGAATCTACGGGAGACCATGTGTATTTACTGCATTAAGGTACCGTGGAACACATACATTAACAAAAAAAGCTTTCAATTCTACCGTTCAGTCcgtaaaaaaaacgaaaaaagcaTCAGAATTTAAGAATCTGATTATACTAGCAGCACCTGAAAAATGGAGATTACTCGGTGCCATTGCTTTTTTAATGGTTTCATCTGGTGTCACAATGGCAGTACCTTTCTGTTTAGGACACCTGATTGATATTATCTACAGAAAGGACAAAGAGAACATAAAAGAAAATCTTGATCAGTTGTGTCTTATTTTACTTGGAATATTTGTCATTGGAGGTCTATGTAATTATTTCAGAGTGTATTTGATGACTAACATCGGACATCGAATCACTCAGTCTTTAAGAAAACAAGTATACTCTGCTATCCTTCGTCAAGAAGTAGCAATGTTCGATAGATGTAGTACGGGTGAACTTGTTGGTAGATTATCTGGTATATAtctttatttcaaatactttattgtaatgtatatttattata
This region includes:
- the LOC143347990 gene encoding dehydrogenase/reductase SDR family member 7 — encoded protein: MDLLAIVGLVCVIYYLIYFICPWFLDCDLNLALHEKFGKPISSLKGKVVWITGASSGIGEHLAYVLADAGCKLVLSARRREKLEEVKTNCLQKNTSLTNSDIEVLVLDICDIDNHETAFKHVISKFGKLDILVNNAGRSQRARWEKIELSVDKEMFDLNVFSQVALSRLVAKYFFQVGSGHFVLTSSFAGLAATPYSATYCGTKHALHGYFGSFVIEKINQNIAVTVACPGPIQTNFLSEAYTENSGEKYGEKVKENSDNKVSAERCATLMGIAIANKLIEVWISKPTVLQVLYLIKYYPNIGRWILTILGPRFLHRLRDDKKTLKQEQ
- the Mrps2 gene encoding mitochondrial ribosomal protein S2, with the translated sequence MTSLATRTFSSKLWRDKSILRPYFAYLPWCKLSTAIKPEEKITNVPEDQESFIDPLSHPDFFKVHNLFTVENLFDAKVHYGHMEGSLNDHMRQFVFGTRMGHLIIDLDQTAELLRQALNFTAHIALRDGIILFICKTPKFCHLVETTAKECEEFAHTRRWKLGTFTNSVREFGLLTRLPDLCIFINTMESVTKQHTAVIHAAKMAIPTIGIVDTNCNPNLITYPVPGNDDTPCAIELYCRLFKEAIMRGKKCKELLSSTIK